The nucleotide window GATGGTAATGGgcattgttgttttgattctggttttaatagaaatataatttttcacttttaagcATGACATTTGCAGTACATGGTATCATTCCTTATCTAGTTCTTACAATGTATTTCATAAGGAATAATCTTATAAAGGTTTTAAACTGACTTTTGTGTGACATTTTTGGTGTAAAGGAATTTGCTGTTGCTTCAGAACGTTGTTATGGAAGATTATTGAATAGCACATATTTGTCATCTTTTAAGTTAGGCATAGAAGACATTTTCTCATCCTGCTGTGATAAGAGAATGTTTCTCTGACTTTCTTCTGGGTCCCCGTCTCACTAACATCTGAACCTGAATCCTGGAGGGTGAAGGATCAGGGACTGAAGCAAAAAATatactatttcattttcttgctcttAGAGTGGCGCTTGGGTGTTTACATATGTGGGAATTTCTCAAAGCACTGGGTTTGGACATACACATATAATAATACTAACAGCAAAATTACTGCGTGTAGAATGTGGGGAGCCAAGACACTGTGATAAGACTGTATATGAATTATGCCATTTATTCCTCAGGAAAAAATACCCACTATGAATAATTTCTGCCAACCCATATGACTTAGGGCAttggtaacttgcccagggttgtACAGTTGAGAAGCGGCAGAGACACGATTTAGGCCTAGAACATTTGACACCAGAGCACAATACCCTTCACCACTATTTTATCCCTTACTGCATTTGCTTTTGTGTTTGTGCTCTTATTTTAATTCTCTTGACTGGGGAGAAACAAAAGTTACTTGTAAAATGAAATCAAACCTTaggtatggatggatggatatataaCTTATGAGCTTGAGAGATAAACACTGAGGATAAtgcattttgaaatgtttatggAGCCCAATAATACGGTAGTTCTTGTTTGAGTGGCAAATACTGCTCCCGCCTCCATCAGTCATGATAAGAACACAATTTCCTTAGAAGGAAGTATGTAAATACTGTAAGGCTAGATAATACTTCTTTCTGAGGACTTAAGAGTCTGTGTGGTTGACATATGTTGTACGTGTAAAtttactgcatttttttctctgcattttgcAGACACATCATTAAGATTGGCATAATTTATAGGTGCTGCTAATGCTATAGTACATAATTTCACTTTTTGGTCACTTTTCCTCATAGGATTTCTAAGACAGCATTGAATTTTTGGCACCCTCAGAGTGAAAGACAGTTACCTTTAAGAAACCTACTTTCTGTGCAATtcagtgtgtgtggttttttaaaaCAAGATGCAAGTATGTGGTAGATTAGGAAATATCTAAGCAATTAGCCTCTACCATTGATGGTGAAGATACTAGATTGTTGATTGGGAGGGAGGAGAAACAGCTTGCCCATTTTCAAATCATTTAGGGactatttcaaataatttcttttcttcatggTGAGATTCCCTCCTGACAATAGTGAGCCAGTTAGGTTTGCCAGGGCAGAAAAATGTTCAAGAGTCACTGTACTAAGTCAGTATAGGAGAGGAACTGCTTCATTGAACcttaaaagtaatttttccaTGAGCCTGccccttaaaaagaaagaaagaaagaaaaaagaaagagcacaTTAGAAGGTTGTtacttttctctgtctctgagtAGAAATGCTTCCAAATGTGGAAAGAAATCTTAGTTTTAAAATTCCTTAGGAAGGAGCCCCAAAATTTCTATCTGTAGTCTTTTACCAACTCTAAGAATGCTTGAAATAGATTCTTCCTTATGTCTCACAAATTAAATTCCTCTTTGTGGCTCACCCATTTCAGTTATGCTGTCTTGCATTTTAATCTAGCCGTGTTTCTGGGTCTCTTTTTCTGACTCTTGGCTATTActtatgtttttctctgattCAAAAGATGGCTTACTTGTGTATTTGTAGAAAATTCTCAATTTTCTTCTAGTTGAAGTCCCAGTGCAGTTTGGAGTGTCAAGATCTGTCCCATGCCCAGCTGTAGGCctgttgtctgttttattggGTTCATCACCTGGTCGTAGCACCAAATGAATCCCaaccttctttccctttctcctttccttttccttcccttccttagtATTGCCCATGTTTGTTAGACCCCCATGATTTTATCCTGAAACTAATCTTATTTTTAACTTAGGTAAGTCAGATTCTAACTTCTGATGTGTAAAAGATAAATTTCCCTCTCCTGCACATAGaaggcttttaattttttaaatattttaattttccattaaTGAACAGTCTGTTAAATATGCACTAAAACTGTTCCTTTACATGTCTTTAAGCTtgaaatttttattacatttttaatacttctcttaaatacaaaaaacaacgCCATTAAACTTTACTTATTAAAATGCAAAGCCTAGTGTATTCTAGCTTTTTGAAGAGCTTTTGTCCATTATATAATCTGTAAAGTAGCCAAGAGTTCCTCAGAAGCAGGACATCATTTAGATTTAAAACAATCATGGCTTGTGTGCAAAATAATGATGTGACATAACCATTCGTGGGGAGGCAACCACAGTTTTACTCTACGTAGTGACAGAACTCTTGGATACCTCCAATATTACATTTACCATAAAGACTTTACCAAGGTACCCTAGAACAAAAAAAAGGTTAAGTCATTTTGATTCTACCAAGTAGATTAAGTTGGTATGACTAGAAAGCCAAATGACACAGTTATGAGCAtagaccttttattttttcccagatgTTTGACAGTgtaaacatacataaaatacatattaaagttGAGATGCTTTATATTTTGTGCAGTAAATTGaagccttaaaaagaaaacatttcattaaaaaaaaagaaactcattaGTTTTACTTCATTAAGACAGTAAAATAGCAGCAAGTACCAAGACATTGTGCACTTCTTTATTTAAGACGAGTTGCTTCATTTACATCAGAGTCAGAAATGTAAGACTGGCTTTCTTGAATACTTAATATAGCTTGAGTCACTGGTTAGATAGGGGCATATTTTCCCAACTCTACATCAGGGAGGAGTTCTTTCATTAATTTCAGAAAATGCAGACCCTTAGCCAGCCAGCATGACCACAGCATTGAGCATTAAGAGAAACGAAGCATTTACTTTCCAAGCACTTGCCACAGAAGAAGGTAAGCGAGTCTTTACATTTGTGGTTGTCTCTTCCCTCCGTAAGTTAAGGGTTGTGCTTTGTTGAGGCATTTCAGAGAAATTATTTGGCATGCCACTAGTAATACTTAGGGTCATGGGTGTTGGGGATGATTTTGTTGAGCTAGTGAGGCTTGTGTTTGTAACCATTCCATCTTGGAGGTGAATAGTTAGAGTTGCAGCTGCTGCTTCATGTGAATTGATCGTTTCTGTGGATGTATCTTCTGGATAGGGCACAAAAGCCTTGTCAGTGCTAGTAAAGGTGGTGTCTTTGCTTAGAGAGGCACCAAACGTTGTTTCCTTTGTTCGATATTGTTTAGGTATTTTGGTCACTTTGGATTGAGTTACCATACTCAGAGAGTTAATGGTGTCCACTGTCTGCATCCCACTTACAGTGAACAAGCTTGAGGTAAATCCAGAAGGTGTGGGGTATATGTTATGTTCCTTCAAAGGTGATATTTGGCTAGAACAGAGAGTCCCTATTACATGggcttttgtttccatcatcCACTTAAGTAAGTAAGTAATGTTTTGTTTATGGTCACATGACCACCTGTTATTGTAAAGGGTTATCTCTTGCAACTGGAAGAGTTGGTCAAAAGCTTGATCTGGAATGAATGTGAACTTATTGTTGTGCAGGTAAAGATGTGTGAGATTTGTCAGGTTTATTAATGTTCCTGGAAGGATTTGTGTCAAGGAATTGTTAGACAGGTCCACAATATGTAGTTTGGAGGGCATGTTGGTTGGAACTGTCCAGAGTTTGTTACTACTGAGGTTGAGAACCTCAAGACTTCTTAGTGTATTTTTAATGAGGACAACCTTTTCCAGCATATTCTTAGAAACATCCAGATATTTAAGGTTCCACTGATAAGCAGTATCAGATTTTTCAAGCAGTTTAATGTTGTTGTTAGCAGCAGACATGTTCCAGAGGGACCGAGGTAACTGAGCAGGCAAGCTTTCAAGCCTGTTGTTTGAAATGTCCAGGGTCCTCAGATTGGTGTACTGGGTTAACTGGTTATGCAGATCAGTAAAGTGGTTATAAGACAGATTTAAATGGATAATATTCTCTTGCAGTCCAGATGGTAATGTAGTCAAGTTTCTGCCTGAACAGTCCACATGCCTTTGCCTCTCGGTGCATATACATTGGAGAGGGCAAATGCATAAAATACCAGGTGTGAGAAACAGAAGGATG belongs to Eubalaena glacialis isolate mEubGla1 chromosome 19, mEubGla1.1.hap2.+ XY, whole genome shotgun sequence and includes:
- the OMG gene encoding oligodendrocyte-myelin glycoprotein; its protein translation is MEYQILKMSPSLFILLFLTPGILCICPLQCICTERQRHVDCSGRNLTTLPSGLQENIIHLNLSYNHFTDLHNQLTQYTNLRTLDISNNRLESLPAQLPRSLWNMSAANNNIKLLEKSDTAYQWNLKYLDVSKNMLEKVVLIKNTLRSLEVLNLSSNKLWTVPTNMPSKLHIVDLSNNSLTQILPGTLINLTNLTHLYLHNNKFTFIPDQAFDQLFQLQEITLYNNRWSCDHKQNITYLLKWMMETKAHVIGTLCSSQISPLKEHNIYPTPSGFTSSLFTVSGMQTVDTINSLSMVTQSKVTKIPKQYRTKETTFGASLSKDTTFTSTDKAFVPYPEDTSTETINSHEAAAATLTIHLQDGMVTNTSLTSSTKSSPTPMTLSITSGMPNNFSEMPQQSTTLNLRREETTTNVKTRLPSSVASAWKVNASFLLMLNAVVMLAG